From the genome of Solanum pennellii chromosome 6, SPENNV200:
caatggaactcttcaaattctttaacttcaaattaaataagAGATGTTTTGAAATGTTTGGACTTCATTTGTTTGAATGACTATTTATCTTTCATTATATCTTTATTACTTTAAAGTTtattatctaattatttattaaaaatacttttacattttaaaaaatagaaaaaatatttaagtgaagggtaaaataataattcaatattaagattaggagcttcccacttataataatatatgatataatgtgATACAAAAAAATTAGGAGAAATATTTGTACAAATTGCCTAACatattgtcttcttcttcttcctcttccttgTCAAAAGAATCGTTGCGTATCAATAGCATACACATTAGTTTGACTAAATGGCCTTTTGAAAgtttaaacaaattttgaaggccaaataattatttttaaggggttaattaatatgaacaaagggtaaaatagtaggtgatcaatctattattatttttagtttactGTAAAATAGAAAGTGGCCATCTAATATGGGACAAAGAAGTATTCTCGTtgtccacttttaattgtcatgttatgcttttcaaaagtcaatttgactaatttttaaagtgaaattagattacattaattatatattttaaacaaaaatatggATATTCAAAAACAatacgaaaagtactataaattgttattttttgcgtatcaatataatgaaaaaatacatcgtaaaatgttagtcaaaatacTCATTGTTTGACTCTATTAAAGGAAATCATGACAATTAAAACTGGATGGAGGTAGTATAAAAGTAAAAGATGGAAAACATATACTctctccgtcccattttatgtgacactaatacatttatgaggagagagaaaagtgagtcTACTTTTGAAGGACAATTTAgtaaatatttcaaagttttcatttatttcttaaactccataTCGGATCAAATGTTTCCACATAAAATGGGAAGGAGAGAGTGTTATTTTATGGCATTGTACATAAATAGGACCCTTAACTcggttttaaattttaactttgaccttaaACTTTCAAAGTGCACAAAGAGACACTTTAGCTATCTAATTCTTAAACAAAAAAACACTCGAATATTGAAGTCCAAATGCGTGAAATGCAGATAATCCTACGTGGATTAGTAAATCACTTAAGTCAAATATCAGATCAAacttaagttaaataatataaaaggaaGGAGCATAAACAAAGTTATCTTTTCCGATTGGAAACGTGGGGTACAATACATACAGCTCTTGATTGGgagtttttatgtatttatttgtttaatcaacaattatatttatatcattgaaGTCCACCATCTCTATTCTTTCTAAGTTTTTTCCATTTCTCTCAACACAAAAGCATCAAATTAATCAATCTTCTCAATAACACAAGCAAGGTCAGATTTatgaattgttttattttatttttcatccatTTTACGCATTATtcattactattttttaatcaGTTTTTTCTTGGTTActttcaacttctttttattttgtttgcttCTCTACTTATTTACCAGGCATTTTGTTCCATTCAGAAGTTAAATTTTAGAGTTGTTAAACTAAATTAGAAATTACAAATcataactatatataataatatttatatattaccacatttcatcttcttcattgatctgtttcttttttcaatCTCAACCAACTCAAAATTTCTATTAAacagttttaaattttagatatgagttcctctcaatattttcatatattattcaTTCGAAATGATTAACACATTTATGGTAggttgaattttaaaatttgagctTCAAAGCTTTATCAATGACGGATTATTCCATTTTTCTTTCTCAATAGTAAGAGAGAATATTAAGGTGAAATTAAACTCGCCTATTTAAGTCTGGGATCCGATCTGCCACTATAAGGGAAAGGGATTTGAACAAAACTTGATGAACTAGCTATTGTATTCAGcaatttgatatataatttaatggTCGACAGGTCACTAATTTTTCCTCTTTCTCCAAGCTTTGGTCCAAACCCAACAGTGTGTTAGTTTGTAAAATCAAATGCATTTTGCCGGAAATAAAGCTGACCATTTTTTGTAATAAAAGATTATTGAGTAACGAATTTTGACTCAGGGAACCTAGTATTAAAATCGAAAGAAAATACACGGAGGTAAAAGTGTATGGATATATTTGTGACACATAAAACTTTATAtgttacattaatttgatatgttTGCGTTTGgtttttttcttctctaaatTCTGAAATGATGTtgttttcctttcttttatgaaaggtgacaaAGCCCATGGAGGTTGTTGGAACTTGTGGAAAAACAACTCTTTCTTCTGGACAGACTTCAAACAAAACTAGTAATATTACATCaatttatgatgatgatgatgatgttgtggGCTTTGAGATACATGCAcaaattattatgaataaattgatTCGAGGAACTAAGGAGCGGGATGTTATCTCCATCTATGGGATGCTCGGTCTTGGTAAAACAACTTTGGCAAGAAAGGTGTACAACAATCCTTCTATTCTTAATTACTTTGATGTCAAAGCATGGTGTGCTGTGTCACAAGCATATAATACGAGGACGTTGTTGGTTGAGATTTTCAAACAAGCTACAAGTAataagatcaaaatcaaagagGACGATGATGTAGCTGACATGTTGCGCAAGGTTCTAATAGGCAAGAGATACCTCATCGTACTAGATGACATTTGGGATGTCGAGGCATGGGAAAATTTGGGAATATGTTTCCCTCAAGGTGAATGTGGAAGCAGAGTAATGGTCACAACACGAATTGAACAAGTGGCTAAGCATCTTCAGCACCACAGTCATCCATATTCTCTTAGCTTTCTAACGTCCGAAGAGAGTTGGGAATTATTGGAGAAGAAGGTATTTCGAGGAGAGAGTTGTCCCCCGGATCTACTGGAAGCAGGGCTACAAGTTGCCCTACACTGTAAGGGATTGCCTCTTACGGTTGTCTTGATTGCTGGAATTATAGCAAAAACGGAAAGGGAGGCGTCCTTGTGGCTCGAGGTTGCAGCTGACTTAAGTTCTCTTGCTTTAGGAGAGCAGAGTATGAAGGTGATACAATCAAGTTATGACCATTTAGATGACCACTTAAAGCCTTGCCTTCTTTACATGGCATTGTTTCCAGAGGACCATAAGATCCCAGTAGACCATCTGCTGAAGTTGTGGATGGCTGAAGAGTTTGTATTGAATGCCGGAAAAGAGAACATGGAGGAAGCATGTCGAGTTTGTATGACTGATTTGCTTAACAGAAGCCTAATAATGGTCTCCGGGATGACATTTTATCGTGATGTACAATACTACTCACTTCATGATGTAGTGCGTGAGTTCTGCTTGAGAAAACTCACAGAAGACAAGTATATGCAGCTCGCAGTGCCATTCAATCCGTATCAACATTTGCATTCCACTATATCACGGTTGTACATTTATATTCATGATGATCTCGTTAAACAATTAGATCATACAAACTACCAGCTGGATAAGATTCCAATGCTCGATTTCAAGGAAACAAACTCTTTGGAGTTCATTGCTCATCCAAAACTCAATGTGTGGAATAACCAATATTCAAATCCTTTAGATTTAGTTGTTAAATTAAGATTTGTTCGGGCATTGGATTTGATGGATGTGGAATTGCCAGATTCATGGGCTACTGCAATTCAATCTCTAACTGAGTTGAGATACCTTGCACTTTGTGTCAAACAATTTGAATTGAAGTGGATATCACACCTACACAATCTCCAAACTCTGCGGCTCAAGTCAAGTGAGAAGTTACGCCTAAGGGCTGCTACTTTATGGGAAATGACGAAACTAAGGCATGTGAATATAGACTGTTTTTCCGTGGCATGGGAAGACAATGAGCAAGAAAGTTCTCCAACAAGTTTGCTAGAGAACATGAAGAGTTTTGGCACTTGCAATATACGCTTCGATAATATGAATGCAAGATTCTGGTGGAGGTTTCCGAATCTTGAAGAACTCTGCCTCAGCGTTAAAGATGTACCTGAGTTTCCTTACTTTCCCATAGCGGAAGTTCATAGTcaccttcattttctttctctGGAGTTCCCTTTAATGGAATTATTTGATTCATTTGGATGGGAGAGGTTTTGTGTGCTCCCTTCAAATCTTAGGCATTTGGACCTTGCCAAATGTTTGTTGACGGAAGAAATGGTTTTAAACATTGCAAGATTGAAGAAGCTTGAGAGTCTCAAATTACAAATGGGATTTCCTTCTATGAGATCATATTGTTGGGATGTCACAAATGTGAAGTTCCTTGCACTCAAATACTTGGGATTATTCTTTATGCAGATAGAAGAATGGAAAGCTTCAGAGGAATCGTTTCCTGTGCTTGAGAAACTAGTTATAAGTGCATGGCCCGGTTTCAGGGAGATCAAGGAGATCCCCCCAAGCTTTGCGGATATTCTAACCCTAAGACGTATTGAACTGTTTGACTGCACGGACTCTCTAGGGGTTTCAgctatgaatatgaaaagagaGATTGAAGAAAACACAGGATGTGACAGTCTCCAAGTTGTTGTACAGAAGTAAATAAATGTATTGAAAAGCACTTCATTGCTACTCTGCTTCCACTTCTTAATTCTACTTCTATATTGTTGCATTATTATCTGTTTTTTAGGACTTGATCTGACCTGATAACTATgtaatttgataattataacgtcttatcatttatccttcAATCAATCatctttaaattcattttatctttttgcttTCAGGAAGtgttattatttgatattttttgggGAATCACATGAATGTCAACTTgagatattaaattttctaataaataaataatcgtTGGTGAAgagataaataaatttagaaaggccgaaaaaaatgaacaaatattataattctAACATGTAGAAAGTTCAGCTCTACCTTTTGCtttacatatatcattttaaagtttctcatttaaatgtataattaaaaTGGATAACTTAAAAGAGAATTTATCATATTTGACAACAATTCAACTTACTATATATACTTGAAAGGGAAAAATATTACACTAAACTATTCAGTTTTGTTTTAGTGTTTTATAAAAATCAACATACCAGAGTGATGTAGTTCAATTTGAAACTACACTTCTATTCCAATTGCAGTGTCGAGAAACACCTCTATTACTACAAGAAAAGAATTTACAACTTGCaataaacttgaaaatttgTCCATATTTCATATTGAATATGATCAATTAACTTATTGTGTAGTTATCTATGTCTTTGGGATTAAAAGAAGTTCCAATCTAGTCATATTCCTCTATAGATCATCCAGCACATCCTTTAACCCAAGTCAAAAGTTTGTTAATTTTTGTCTTCTTTTCCTGGTTCACTTGGCACATCAAAGTGTGACAAAGTTTTTAAGGTCTTTATGTCCTTACAGTGGCTtaccaaatttgaaatttgtctTCAAGATATGGTAGTATAGatctttaagaatttttttttattgtatcttTAACAATTTCAGTTAAGAAAACTTGCGTGAATACTCACTTTATAGAAATATatagggataatgcccaagtacccttcaacctatgcccgaaatctcagagacacacttatactatactaaggtcctattacccccctgaacttattttattaataatttttttatccctttttagcctacgtggcactatcttgtgggcccaacgatggttgactttttttttcaaactagtgtcacgtaggctaaaaaggggtagaaaattacatataaaataagttcaggggggtaataggaccttagtatagtataagtgtgtctctggaatttcgggcataggttgagggggtacttgtgcattttcccaaatatatacaaagtttaaaacatgtactcaaaagCAATTAATGACATAATTGTAAATGAATGATTGTAAATGAACATACTAGGATATGTAACAATAGAATGAACAGAATGAAAAAATGGAGCCCACGGAATGCACAGTATTCCCTTAAGAAATTATTTCCTTGTAGTACTTGAGGTTTGAAGGAATATATTCTCTCATATAGAACGATTCTATTAACCAttgtattgatacaaaaacaatggTATCATTGAATCATTCAACAAGATCAAAGTACACGAATatttaaggcataatacatttattggaccctaaacttgacttcaaattttaactttgatctctaactttcataatgcacaaacagacattttaactatccaacttcttaaataaataaacacatgagtcctacatagcacaatacacgtaggacaccacgtaggacgtAGGATGACATGTACGACACGCgtgtttatttgttcaactttatacaagctTAAGtctctacttgtgcacacccaaagttgaagggcataaatgtgattgaAGCCAAGTTACAGGGCAcaattatgtattatgccaatatttaattgtgcaaaggaggaagaagaagttcagaattttcgttgttttgaaatgagaggaaatccctctatttatagcaACAAACGGGAGTATGAACAAATACGTATTATTGTGCTTTATCGGGAAGAACACAACTCTTCGGAAatgtcacaacctttcataaaagtcacaactttttcataaaagccgcaactctttataaaagtcacaacttttcatagatgtcacaatttttcataaaaatcacaacttttcatgaacaccttgtttggatggttgttcatgttgttagtttaaatacaaaatttattttgattgtgaCGTTACTTAATTTCTATTGTATCGTATTTGTATCGTTTAAATCCATCATTAGATAATgacaaaaagacccattttgTATACCTTGCAATTTCTTGTAGATTTTTCATTGAAATTATGGATATGTGACATTATGTAATGACGAAGAATgatacaatttatttaaatgatgTATTTATTTAAACAATATAGTACGATACTATACGATACAATGAAACAATACCTACCAACCGTCCAAACAAAGTGTTAATTGTTGTTATTGATCTCACGCTAACATCAAATCAAGTGTTTTCATGGCCCACAACggtaaaaaatgttgaaatgacAATTCTATCCCTCGGATTCCGGTCAATCTCCGGCAATCCAAAACTCCCATTCGTTTTACCCAACCGTTCTCCTTCTTCCTCCACAGTGGAGCACAACCCATGAAGCAAACAAGCTTCGAGCTCGCAAAACCCACCAAATACCCGACCCCAAACCCTTCAAATCCGCTGTCTCCGGCGAGAATCATCACGAAACAACACTGCAGCTCGAACCAGACACAAAAACAGCAACC
Proteins encoded in this window:
- the LOC107021921 gene encoding putative late blight resistance protein homolog R1B-17: MEVVGTCGKTTLSSGQTSNKTSNITSIYDDDDDVVGFEIHAQIIMNKLIRGTKERDVISIYGMLGLGKTTLARKVYNNPSILNYFDVKAWCAVSQAYNTRTLLVEIFKQATSNKIKIKEDDDVADMLRKVLIGKRYLIVLDDIWDVEAWENLGICFPQGECGSRVMVTTRIEQVAKHLQHHSHPYSLSFLTSEESWELLEKKVFRGESCPPDLLEAGLQVALHCKGLPLTVVLIAGIIAKTEREASLWLEVAADLSSLALGEQSMKVIQSSYDHLDDHLKPCLLYMALFPEDHKIPVDHLLKLWMAEEFVLNAGKENMEEACRVCMTDLLNRSLIMVSGMTFYRDVQYYSLHDVVREFCLRKLTEDKYMQLAVPFNPYQHLHSTISRLYIYIHDDLVKQLDHTNYQLDKIPMLDFKETNSLEFIAHPKLNVWNNQYSNPLDLVVKLRFVRALDLMDVELPDSWATAIQSLTELRYLALCVKQFELKWISHLHNLQTLRLKSSEKLRLRAATLWEMTKLRHVNIDCFSVAWEDNEQESSPTSLLENMKSFGTCNIRFDNMNARFWWRFPNLEELCLSVKDVPEFPYFPIAEVHSHLHFLSLEFPLMELFDSFGWERFCVLPSNLRHLDLAKCLLTEEMVLNIARLKKLESLKLQMGFPSMRSYCWDVTNVKFLALKYLGLFFMQIEEWKASEESFPVLEKLVISAWPGFREIKEIPPSFADILTLRRIELFDCTDSLGVSAMNMKREIEENTGCDSLQVVVQK